The Balaenoptera acutorostrata chromosome 15, mBalAcu1.1, whole genome shotgun sequence genome contains a region encoding:
- the BHLHA15 gene encoding class A basic helix-loop-helix protein 15 has product MKTKSRPPRRRAPPQDPEATPGERTPDRPPPGSGPDAAKALRSRRARAQGARAEGGRRRPGPGSRRESSVQRRLESNERERQRMHKLNNAFQALREVIPHVRADKKLSKIETLTLAKNYIKSLTATILTMSSGRLPGLDGPVPKLCQHYQQPQQAARGALGASEAPPEGHLQKFSTQIHSFREGS; this is encoded by the coding sequence ATGAAGACCAAGAGCCGGCCTCCCCGGCGCCGGGCGCCCCCGCAAGACCCAGAAGCCACCCCAGGGGAGCGGACGCCCGACAGGCCACCGCCGGGCTCGGGGCCAGACGCGGCCAAGGCTCTGCGGAGCCGGAGGGCGCGCGCGCAGGGGGCGCGGGCAGAGGGCGGGCGCCGGCGGCCGGGGCCGGGGAGCCGGCGGGAGAGCAGCGTCCAGCGGCGGCTGGAGAGCAACGAGCGGGAGCGGCAGCGCATGCACAAGCTCAACAACGCCTTCCAGGCGCTGCGCGAGGTCATCCCGCACGTGCGCGCCGACAAGAAGCTCTCCAAGATCGAGACGCTCACGCTGGCCAAGAACTACATCAAGTCGCTGACCGCCACCATCCTGACCATGTCCAGCGGCCGCCTCCCGGGCCTGGACGGGCCCGTCCCCAAGCTCTGCCAGCACTACCAGCAGCCGCAGCAGGCGGCCCGGGGCGCGCTCGGGGCCTCCGAGGCCCCGCCCGAGGGCCACCTGCAGAAGTTCTCCACGCAGATCCACAGCTTCCGCGAGGGCTCCTAG